A genomic stretch from Vulpes lagopus strain Blue_001 chromosome 11, ASM1834538v1, whole genome shotgun sequence includes:
- the LMNTD2 gene encoding lamin tail domain-containing protein 2 yields MGHEDDSYTILSAPPGTSGMAPESCQEAEEAKKEAPLSLVGQALVNGPREPPAGTPQDPVAPKCPQDTKPSSSRVVFSTNLQLAPESLDPRTLQLLWGQRELEIQVLRWAIQNRLDARHCHVLQEVAGIPPERGARNQERFLQNKVQKLTLELKKQKEQAQLEKSQLEERLLQTATTIQQLEAELQAFQKSCLLQLARSSWVGRILRSSTGSVEVVTAETLLELSDLPESDQGPSAGEGFRLEDVDWNSIAQRYPNLFTNIECSSDQKERAPEPSRSFPEALPQAGPLAAPPTLGGLEASRQRADQPTVAHRHPRPLSPPEVSLSGEWGSELRRRHMEQRLKSVEWSTLPLVGTSSSGGMDSGSSSGQLAARCQVRKVTGRPPRSAGRKSSEPTEAHSRIFSREMQTQTEGGVGLPHDPPPPTPQGHNLSPKPYTASPNSLTFTAARGKAAGASPVSLLGPGGSRVMLAAAEAPSREYHPLPPVLGVIPLLPSASRVPPSLLLWTGPPELFFSPVHLRAAAHQDQPGKTVLTGEPCAGPERGPPRRHWSPTGSCLKIMAVSRQDRFVRVLNQSLEETMDLSGLTLQQLVQDFPVCMYRFPPGTLLAPQHHVTVWGEGPRSMKQLPSSLGFHFNRGCVTLLLNPKGEVLSKYQAPHGVSRGSRIFVDNADLSIDRFPLPEAAPAAATLEQMPGTQHSRAGRAREPRARARRPRPRPLPSRTALPAGAGLRVSRRPRPTGTRGPFPRQSASKLFRPPEATGTRAPERLPAIPEAGLCLEDRQARKEPRIPVCRKTVDRSCPMVALSVQSTAESRFGFRFLPCPPVTAGPNVRV; encoded by the exons GTTGGCCCCTGAGTCCCTGGACCCTCGCACCCTGCAGCTGCTGTGGGGTCAACGGGAACTAGAGATCCAGGTTCTGAGGTGGGCCATCCAGAACCGCCTGGATGCCCGGCACTGCCATGTCCTGCAGGAGGTGGCTGGGATCCCACCTGAGAG GGGTGCACGCAATCAGGAAAGGTTCCTGCAGAACAAGGTTCAGAAGCTGACTCTGGAGTTgaaaaagcagaaggaacaggCCCAGCTG GAGAAGTCCCAGCTGGAGGAACGTCTGCTGCAGACCGCGACCACCATACAGCAGCTGGAGGCTGAGCTGCAGGCCTTCCAGAAGTCCTGCCTCCTGCAGCTGGCCCGCTCCTCCTGGGTGGGTCGCATACTGCGATCTTCCACAGGCAGTGTGGAG GTGGTAACCGCAGAAACCCTGCTGGAACTCAGCGACCTCCCTGAGAGCGACCAGGGCCCCTCCGCCGGGGAG GGTTTCCGGCTGGAGGATGTGGACTGGAACAGCATTGCCCAGCGGTATCCTAACCTCTTCACCAACATTGAGTGCAGCTCAGACCAAAA GGAAAGGGCTCCCGAGCCCTCACGGTCCTTCCCGGAGGCTCTTCCCCAGGCCGGACCCCTGGCTGCCCCACCCACCTTGGGGGGGCTAGAAGCCAGCAGGCAGCGAGCAGATCAGCCGACCGTGGCCCACAGGCACCCACGGCCCCTGTCACCCCCAGAGGTCTCACTGTCGGGTGAGTGGGGCTCGGAGCTGCGTAGACGACACATGGAACAGCGTCTCAAGAGTGTCGAGTGGAGTACCCTGCCTTTGGTGGGTACTAGCAGCTCAGGGGGCATGGACTCTGGCTCCAGCAGTGGCCAGCTGGCTGCGCGATGCCAAGTGCGGAAGGTGACAGGACGCCCGCCTCGCTCGGCGGGCCGCAAATCTTCTGAGCCCACCGAGGCCCACTCGAGGATCTTCAGCAGGGAAATGCAGACACAGACTGAAGGTGGAGTGGGTCTCCCCcatgacccccctccccccaccccgcagggCCATAATCTCAGCCCAAAGCCCTACACAGCGTCCCCCAACAGCTTGACCTTCACAGCGGCCCGGGGCAAGGCCGCTGGGGCCTCTCCGGTCTCACTCCTGGGGCCAGGGGGGTCTCGGGTGATGCTTGCTGCTGCGGAGGCACCCTCACGGGAGtaccaccccctgcccccggtTCTTGGAGTTATCCCCCTGCTTCCCTCAGCCTCCAGGGTCCCGCCATCCCTCCTGCTCTGGACCGGACCCCCGGAGCTGTTCTTCTCCCCAGTCCACCTGCGTGCTGCAG CCCATCAGGACCAGCCTGGCAAGACTGTCCTGACGGGGGAGCCCTGTGCAGGTCCAGAGCGCGGGCCTCCCAGGCGCCACTGGAG cccGACGGGTTCTTGCCTGAAGATCATGGCTGTTAGCCGCCAGGACAGGTTTGTACGTGTCCTCAACCAGTCGCTGGAGGAGACCATGGACCTGAGTGGCCTCACGCTGCAGCAGCTGGTGCAAGACTTCCCTGTGTGCATGTACCGCTTCCCGCCGGGCACACTGCTGGCGCCTCAGCACCACGTCACG GTTTGGGGCGAGGGGCCCCGCAGCATGAAGCAGTTGCCTTCGTCCTTGGGATTCCACTTCAACCGAGGATGCGTGACTCTCCTCCTGAACCCCAAGGGCGAG GTCCTGAGCAAGTATCAGGCCCCCCACGGCGTGTCCCGAGGCTCAAGGATCTTCGTGGACAACGCCGACTTGTCCATTGACCGCTTCCCGCTCCCAGaggccgcgcccgccgccgccaccTTGGAGCAGATGCCCGGGACCCAGCACTCACGCGCGGGCAGGGCGCGGGAGCCCCGGGCCAGGGCCAGACGGCCGAGGCCCCG gcctcTTCCGTCCAGGACCGCCCTTCCCGCGGGGGCCGGGCTCCGCGTGTCACGACGCCCTCGCCCCACCGGGACGCGGGGCCCCTTCCCGCGGCAGAGCGCCAGCAAGCTCTTCCGCCCGCCCGAGGCCACCGGGACCCGCGCGCCGGAGCGCCTGCCCGCCATCCCCG AGGCCGGGCTGTGCCTCGAGGACCGCCAGGCCAGGAAGGAGCCCAGGATCCCG GTGTGCAGGAAGACCGTGGACCGGAGCTGCCCGATGGTGGCGCTCTCGGTGCAGAGCACGGCTGAAAGCAGATTCGGCTTCCGCTTCCTGCCCTGCCCGCCGGTCACCGCGGGCCCTAACGTACGGGTGTAg